One window of Pelmatolapia mariae isolate MD_Pm_ZW linkage group LG18, Pm_UMD_F_2, whole genome shotgun sequence genomic DNA carries:
- the LOC134617456 gene encoding C-C motif chemokine 20-like — MALRGTITLTALLLCFILGILCPAPAECARTACCTSYSTTPVPIKRIKGYMEQTSYENCRIEAIIFYTVANRQMCANPKAEWVKKLLEQLSAKLKNMSKGGSVGGKTSVKKTGKASGRDGSGSDITATEAFTAY, encoded by the exons ATGGCTCTGAGAGGTACAATCACCCTGACGGCCCTTCTCCTCTGCTTCATACTGGGCATACTTTGTCCAGCTCCAGCCGAAt GTGCCCGTACAGCCTGCTGTACCAGCTACAGTACGACGCCCGTGCCCATCAAACGCATCAAGGGATACATGGAACAAACTAGCTATGAAAACTGCCGCATTGAGGCAATCAT TTTCTACACGGTTGCAAACAGGCAGATGTGTGCCAATCCGAAAGCTGAATGGGTGAAAAAACTCCTCGAACAACTCAG TGCAAAACTGAAGAACATGTCCAAGGGTGGCTCAGTTGGAGGTAAAACTTCAGTGAAGAAAACTGGAAAAGCTTCAGGTCGTGATGGAAGTGGATCTGACATCACTGCAACAGAGGCTTTCACTGCTTATTAG